A region of the Pseudomonadota bacterium genome:
GTCGGTTCCCTGCATCTGCTGCTTTATTTTCAGCCGGAATGGCTGCGACAACCGACTTTTTGCCGGACGCTGGAGGAACTTTTCGCCGCCGGTCGCGGCTCGTCCCTGGCCCGGGAGCGGGTGGCCGCCATCAATCGGGTTTACGGCCCCACCGGAAGCTGTCCCCGATTAAAGAGAATTTTGACCACGACCGAGCTGGAAAGCCTGGCGGACAATGTCACTCGCCGCCATTTCGCCAGGGTTCTGGCCGAAAACCACCAGCTTGCGCGCGGCCAGGTCAATGAGATCATCGCCAACCACAGCCCGGCCTACATCCCTTCGGGCGTCGACCCGGAAAAAGTGCCGCCGCTGCGTGCGAAATTTCCCTTTCTCAGTCTTCTCGCTCATCCGGCGGCGGGCTCTTTTCCCCCCCCCTCACACTACCGCGAGGTTCTGCCGCCCTGGCCGGTAGTCGCCGGACTCCTGCCGGAACTGCTGGATGCGCAAAAACTCGGCCTTGACGGCCTGGAAATCGAGTACCCCGGACACCGGGAGCAAGAAAAAAGGATTTTGAGAAGGCTGGCCGCCGAGCAAGGGCTCTTGGTCGGCGGCGGTTCCGACGGGCACGACCTGCGGGAACGCCCTTACGGCGTCGCCGGGCTCGAGCAAGCGGACTGGGAACGTTTTCAGGCCAGGTTTAACACCTTGGCCAGGCCCTGAGAAAGCAACCTGCGGGGTAACTCGCTGTTCAGACCGGCCGAAGAACCGCGCCGAAGGATAGCGTTGGTGTTAATTCAGCCCTCCCGGTAAACCTGGAGACACGATCCTGATTTTCAACATAAATCAGGTCATGTCCCCGATCTTCCTGATTTTCACGTCTCGATGTGAAAACAACAACGCTAAAGTTATGCGGGGGGTTTTAAAAGCCCAGCCAGCGGCCGCCCTGATAAACCCCGACCGCCAGGATAAAAGCGATGGTGGTGCTGTAGGCCACGGAAAAAAGGGCCCACTTCCAGGAACCGGCTTCGCCGGCGATACAGACCACGGTAACAAAACAGGGCGCGTAAAAAACCATGAAAAACAAGGCGCTCAAAGCCACCAGCGGACTCCAGGCCGGATCCCGGGCCAGGCGCTGAGCCAGCGATCCGGAGGCCTCCGGATCGGTTTCCCCCATCGAGTAAGCCGTCCCCAGGGTTGAAACGACCACCTCCTTGGCGGCGAAACCGCCGATCAAAGCGATATTGGTGCGCCATTCAAAACCGCA
Encoded here:
- a CDS encoding PHP domain-containing protein, translated to MPDSTPRKIVADLHNHSLASDGELSPAEVVAQAAAKGLTAVALTDHDTLAGLDEALAAGGAAAILVIPGVELTLRFKRPEFVGSLHLLLYFQPEWLRQPTFCRTLEELFAAGRGSSLARERVAAINRVYGPTGSCPRLKRILTTTELESLADNVTRRHFARVLAENHQLARGQVNEIIANHSPAYIPSGVDPEKVPPLRAKFPFLSLLAHPAAGSFPPPSHYREVLPPWPVVAGLLPELLDAQKLGLDGLEIEYPGHREQEKRILRRLAAEQGLLVGGGSDGHDLRERPYGVAGLEQADWERFQARFNTLARP
- a CDS encoding ferrous iron transport protein B, translated to CGFEWRTNIALIGGFAAKEVVVSTLGTAYSMGETDPEASGSLAQRLARDPAWSPLVALSALFFMVFYAPCFVTVVCIAGEAGSWKWALFSVAYSTTIAFILAVGVYQGGRWLGF